The window TCACGATTCCAACGTTCAAAAAGCCGTCTGCCCCAACTTCGTCCGCTTCTGATCTCCTCAGGGATTTTTTCCGCAGGTCAGACGAGCGCTTCTCGGGGTTTTTCTATCAGGACCCTTTATGGGTGGTCCTGGTGGGAGAGGAGCACTTCTTGAAAACATTCCAGAAGTTGACGACTCATGCGGACGCGTTGATTGGTACTCTGTCCGGCGATTACTCGACCGTCACCACACGCGATTTGGGCCTCATTGTCTGGCCGATCATCAAGAAAGCCCTGGCCGGCACCACCGACCGCGCCATGTTCGATCTTGAAATAGCAACGGCGTCGAAGCGCATCGCGATCGGGATTGCGGCCGTCGGTCAGACCCTTGAAATAGAGGGTGTTTATTTACTTTTTGTTGAAGAGGATTATCAGGCCAAGAGTGCGACGAGCCTGGGATCCAAGGTTGGACACTCCTGGAAAAATTCGAACAATGAATCGATCGATGATTCCGTAGGTATCTTGGTCGAGCGTGTGCTTTCAGGAGGAGGAAATGTGGTATTTCTCGATAGCGACTCGATGATCAAGTATCAACGAATCGCATTGATTTCTCCGGAGTTTGCGGCCGTCGGGCCACCGGTTGTTGATTGATGCTCCTGGCCCGATTATTTGCTTTCCGTAACGTTTCAATTAACCATCACAAATAGAGGTCAATTATGCCCCTTTTAAACGTTGTTATCGCACTTATTGTGGTCGGCGTACTGTTGTGGTTGGTGAATCAGTATATCCCCATGGATCGAAAAATAAAGTCGATTCTGAATGCGGTTGTGGTGATTGCCGTCGTGATATGGTTGCTCAGTGTATTCGGTTTATTTGATTCCATGTCAACCGTCCAAATCGGCAATTGACCCTCGCTAAGGACGGATAGTCTTTAAAAGTGAGTTTCACCAGGTAAATTCTGTTTAAAAAGGAAAAACCATGCTTAAATATTGCATACTAGCTGTTGTGCTGTCGCTATTCGCCCTTGGCCAGACAAGCCACGCTCAGGACATGGACGGCATTCAAAAGTATCTCAATGATATGGCGGTCAGTGTGAAGGCCGCTGACGATCCGGCAGAAAAGCGAGCCATCCTGGATCGCTCGTTTGATGCCATGGCTCGAGCGCTCGATAAGGTCGAGCAGTCGCCCATGATATCGAGCGACGATCGGGCTGGTATCAACCTTTACCGCGCCAGCCTCCAGGAGAATCGCGACGAACTCGCCGGAGTAAACGGCTTTGATCGCGTGCCGGATGTGAGGCTCGATGCCTTCGCCGACTATTCGGTGCAAAGCCTTGAACAGGCCGCGGAAAAGACGATAACGATCAGCCTGGTCGCAGCACTGCTGATCGTAATCATATTGATCTTGATCGTGTAGCCTCGATTTTTGATGGCCATTCAAGTTCAAAACAGCCAGAGCGCCACGCAGGCATACTCGATGCCCTCCAGATGCATCTACTGCGTGGCGCCTTTGCTGTTTTTATTACTTTCCTGTAGTACGGTTCGGCTGCCGTCAGACGTCACGACGTCAGGTGACACCATCACCACACCTGTAAGGTATTCGATCGTCTTCGTCATCCACGGGGATGGGAAATATCGCTATCACGATACCGTGGGTGGATCACATCAGGCAGACGAGATGGCGCTCGATTCGGCACACGAAATCGCGGCGCAGAACCCACAGGCGGAGGCGTTCATCTTTCATGAGCGACGCCGGCCGGGATTTCTTCGACGCCTGATCACGCGGCGTGATGGCGCGTTTTATTACTACCGTCAAGGTAAACTCCTCGCTGCCGAATCGTACCGGCGCTACCGCAAATCCGAACGATTTGACGCAGCCGTAAACCTCTACAATCAGTTCCGGGCGCCATCAGAGTTGGATCAAACACGACTTTTTTTCTACTTCGGTCACGAAATACCTGAGTTCGGTGGCGCAGGCTACGATGCGTCGCATCCACGGGAGACGTTTACGGTCGATGACCTCGCCGGCGGAGTCGAACAGTGGTCCCGCGGGGCCGGCCGATTTGATATTCTCGTTCTCGCTACCTGTTATGGAGGCACACCCCATACCATCGCGGGCCTCTCGCCTTATGCCCGGTATATTGTCGCGTCACCTGAAAACCTTCACCTCTCCTACTTCGACCTCCAACCGTTCAAGCAACTCCACCTCCACCTGACGCGTGACAGCGCCCATGCCTTTGCCGAGCAATTTGCGCGACACGCCTTCCTCCGCCTGACAACAGAAGTACAGACGGCGGTGACCGTAGCCCTCTATGACGTGGATCGGGTGGCATCCTATGTGACTGCGGTCGACAGCATGTACCAGCGCGTAATTTCGCATAGAGAAGAGCCGGCTCCCTTGCTTCGTCTGCCCATCGATTGCGCCGAGGAGCCTTTGTTCACACGGCCCGACATGCACGAGGGAGTCACTCTCTTTTACCGCCCCCCACAATTCGGTCGCGCGCGAAGCAAGAGGGACCATTCAGGTTGGGAATGCCCTGCGCTCTAATGCTCCTGGGAATTGGTTATGGCATAGCATTGTATTCCAGGATAGAAGGCCTTAATTTGGCCAAAGACAGGGTAGGTTTGACGAACAATGCCGGTGTTTTGGGGAATGGGGAGGCCCATGCTGCACTAACCCTATTGTTCCGAAAGGTGAATCTGGGCCCCATGGGTATCCCCCCTGGAAGCACGTAAAGCGTACATCGTCCACTGACCTCGTTGATTTCTTGCTCAAGCGAATTCGTGCAGGAGTAGGTTGCGTGGTTTTCTTCGCTAGCGGCGAAATTAGTTTCAACGCGTCGCATTGATTTCTCGGCCGTGTATTCCCACCGCGTAACCGAGTGTCGATTCACACGGCTCGCTGGAAGGAATTGATTTATTTTACGATGTAAAAAACCAACATAGAGAGGTCAATTATGCCCCTTTTAAACGTTGTTATCGTACTCATCGTGGTCGGCGTACTGTTGTGGTTGGTGAATCAGTATATCCCTATGGATCGAAAAATAAAGTCGATCCTGAATGCGGTGGTGGTGATTGCCGTCGTGATCTGGTTGCTGAGTGTGTTCGGTTTGATCGATTCCTTATCAAGCATCCGACTCGGAAATTAACCTCTCACGAAGAGGTTC is drawn from Rhodothermales bacterium and contains these coding sequences:
- a CDS encoding clostripain-related cysteine peptidase; the encoded protein is MAIQVQNSQSATQAYSMPSRCIYCVAPLLFLLLSCSTVRLPSDVTTSGDTITTPVRYSIVFVIHGDGKYRYHDTVGGSHQADEMALDSAHEIAAQNPQAEAFIFHERRRPGFLRRLITRRDGAFYYYRQGKLLAAESYRRYRKSERFDAAVNLYNQFRAPSELDQTRLFFYFGHEIPEFGGAGYDASHPRETFTVDDLAGGVEQWSRGAGRFDILVLATCYGGTPHTIAGLSPYARYIVASPENLHLSYFDLQPFKQLHLHLTRDSAHAFAEQFARHAFLRLTTEVQTAVTVALYDVDRVASYVTAVDSMYQRVISHREEPAPLLRLPIDCAEEPLFTRPDMHEGVTLFYRPPQFGRARSKRDHSGWECPAL
- a CDS encoding Thivi_2564 family membrane protein; the protein is MPLLNVVIVLIVVGVLLWLVNQYIPMDRKIKSILNAVVVIAVVIWLLSVFGLIDSLSSIRLGN